In Montipora capricornis isolate CH-2021 chromosome 4, ASM3666992v2, whole genome shotgun sequence, a single genomic region encodes these proteins:
- the LOC138046172 gene encoding uncharacterized protein, whose translation MLSPPQSSPSTTQSWRLWTPSPTWEPPCQARLRSLLRSAAGSPKQLLPASRPSRGTIVGCGSKSGRDKGLYFARVPSVLANQGEEAQELSKERRSRWISAISRDDLTEEILENDRVCEKHFVSGRAAKSWDKYNIDWVPTLLLGHKKATDRAHHTEAAAKRSERARERELVKKPAFEKRERELELERAAKRQKLDEPGEQVSNLSFEGNESKEKKTTVEAGTQTEEFEYLFSSLNIDRKPFDRWEFVQNEEKVKFYTGLPSFNILHNVLEHVSPFVAYKSQNLTTFQEFIMTLIKLKLDAPHQDLSYRFNVSLSTVSRIFSAWMVALDVRLAPLINWPEREDLWRTMPQCFKYSFGNKTTVIIDCFEVLINRPSNLLARAQTWSSYKHHNTVKVLIGITPQGTISYVSQAWGGRTSDKFLTENCGILNKLLPGDLVLADRGFTIAESVMFQQAQLAIPAFTKGKDQLDPVDVEKTRGIANVRIHVERVIGLLRRKYSILSGILPIDFLICNPNGSQEEATPMIDRIINVSAALVNLCPGIVPFD comes from the exons ATGCTGAGTCCCCCCCAGTCATCACCATCGACAACACAGAGCTGGAGGTTGTGGACACCTTCACCTACTTGGGAGCCACCGTGTCAAGCTCGACTTCGCTCATTGCTGAGATCAGCTGCCGGATCACCAAAGCAGCTGCTACCAGCGAGT CGTCCTTCGCGTGGAACGATCGTTGGCTGTGGCAGCAAAAGTGGACGAGATAAAGGGTTATATTTTGCAAGGGTGCCTTCTGTGCTCGCAAATCAAGGCGAAGAGGCACAAGAACTATCCAAAGAAAGAAGATCGCGCTGGATTTCAGCGATAAGCCGTGACGACCTCACCGAAGAGATCTTAGAAAACGATCGTGTGTGCGAAAAGCATTTTGTTTCAGGAAGAGCAGCTAAGAGCTGGGATAAATATAATATTGACTGGGTTCCAACATTGCTCTTGGGGCACAAAAAAGCTACTGATCGAGCACACCATACAGAAGCGGCGGCAAAACGAAGCGAGAGAGCGAGGGAACGTGAACTTGTGAAGAAGCCGGCTTTTGAAAAGAGAGAACGAGAGCTAGAACTAGAGCGAGCGGCAAAGAGACAGAAACTTGACGAGCCCGGTGAACAAGTTTCGAACCTTAGCTTTGAAGGAAATGagagcaaagagaaaaaaacaacagttgAAGCTGGCACACAAACTGAAGAGTTTGAATATTTATTCAGCTCTCTAAACATTGACCGGAAACCATTTGATCGGTGGGAGTTTGTACAAAACGaagaaaaagttaaattttaCACTGGATTGCCTTCCTTCAATATCCTGCATAATGTTCTCGAGCATGTTTCTCCGTTTGTTGCATACAAGTCCCAGAATCTGACCACATTTCAAGAATTTATCATGACTTTGATAAAACTTAAACTTGACGCACCACATCAAGATCTTTCATATCGCTTCAATGTCTCCCTTTCTACAGTTTCAAGGATTTTTTCAGCCTGGATGGTAGCGCTAGATGTCCGACTGGCCCCACTAATCAACTGGCCTGAACGTGAGGATTTATGGCGAACAATGCCACAGtgttttaaatattcatttggaaacaaaacaacGGTGATTATTGATTGTTTTGAAGTACttattaataggccatcaaatCTGCTTGCAAGAGCACAGACATGGTCGTCATACAAACATCATAACACTGTTAAGGTGCTGATTGGGATAACTCCTCAAGGCACAATCTCCTACGTTTCCCAAGCTTGGGGAGGACGAACATCAGACAAATTTTTAACTGAGAACTGCggaattttgaataaattgttGCCTGGGGATCTGGTCTTGGCTGACCGTGGTTTCACTATTGCGGAGAGTGTAATGTTTCAGCAAGCACAACTAGCCATCCCTGCTTTCACGAAGGGGAAAGACCAGCTTGACCCTGTGGATGTCGAAAAAACTAGGGGGATCGCAAATGTTCGCATTCATGTTGAAAGGGTTATTGGTCTCCTTCGCCGGAAGTACTCAATATTGTCTGGAATTCTGCCCATTGACTTCTTAATTTGCAACCCTAATGGCTCACAGGAAGAAGCAACACCAATGATTGACAGAATTATTAATGTATCTGCAGCTCTTGTTAATTTGTGCCCAGGCATTGTACCATTTGACTAA